A segment of the Lycium ferocissimum isolate CSIRO_LF1 chromosome 10, AGI_CSIRO_Lferr_CH_V1, whole genome shotgun sequence genome:
CTACGAGATCATATGGGTTCAAATATCATAACACATATGTGAAGGTTTTCAATTGTATCATTTTAGATTTTGTAGATCATCATGTTTTcgatttataaaaataatacttTATCGCTCAAATGTAATAAAAAGTTTATCCActgtaatttcatgaaattaaattaAGATGGTTGTACACAATCGCAATTGAAAACAAGGAGAAATGGTAGAGAGTCAGTTAGATCATCAGGACACATTCATTTCTGCACATTAAATTAATTGAAGGGCAAAGGTGCAACTATATCTcttaactttgcgatttagaacAGATATAGCCCCGTTAAAAAagttgtctatatatatatatttgccgTTACAAAACGGTGCAAGTATACCCTTGCGCTTACACATATAGTACAAATATATCCTTTTCGCTAAcgggatttttaaaaaaaaatcatttagcttattttttaattaaaaaaaatgtcatgttgctttaaaaaaaaaaaagtctactcatttttgtttagtagacatatttttctaatgcCACATGGCAATTTTTTTTCTGGCGGGTCGAGTCTGgttcgttttaaaaaatatctcgATGGCTTTAAGAAAAACAAGTCTatccattttttaaaacaaaccaGACCTGACCCAgcaggaaaaaaaatttcacgtgactttaaaaaaatatgtctaccaaaaaaaaatgggtaaactttttttcaaaggcacgtattttttttaaaattaaaaaataaactaaatgatcTTAAAAAAATTCCGTCAGCAaaaaaggtatatttgcaccattttgtaacggcggGAGTATATTTACACAAATTTTATAATGGGggtatatatgttttaaatcccaaagttgaggggtatatttgcacctttgccctaaTTGAATACAATTTCTACATGCTACATATGCTTTCCTTTAGCTTAAAtgctactccctccggatcaaaataAGTATTCATTTAGCCTTTTTgttttggtccaaaataagtaTCTACTTACAAAATCGAGaaagaattaactttatttttccgaatttgcccttattaagtgttagtGGCCAgatcccaatacctatttaataaGAATAATTTAGTTAAAATACCTATTTTTCTCTAGAAGTTGGTATTTTCGTAAGGGGTATgctaaaggctaagtggacacttattttgaaccggagggagtaactaCTAATTCACCTATGTACAATCTTTAGAACCCAAAGGCAAGTAATAATTGACTAAATGGGAAGAAGAGGATCTTTATTACTAACCTAACAGAATATATTGAACAGTACAACGGTGGTTTACACCAGAAAAGCACAGCATAATGGCCCTACGATCTAAACCTGGCTATCAAACTTATTTACATTGCGAGTCTTTTCGGATTAATTTAACTGTTGGAATCTGAGTATCTTTTCTTCCTTATTACAGCAATAAATTCAAAGTATGAGGTGTGGTAAATCTGAAATAGAGTTCAATAGAATTTGTATCTGCAAATCAGAACGAATAGATGCTAACTTCCCCTACAATACGCTCAAATCTAATCCTCATGTGCCGTTACCAAGCACAGCCCGAAGTACTCTTGAAAGGAGAAGTATACTAGCAACATTCTTTTTATTATAGTTAGAAATCCTTTAGACCTTGGCTTTTGTTGTTTCTTTTTATTCTGCTAATGTAGTTCCTGTTAAGAATGATAACAAGTCGAAGAAATATGCAAAGACTAGAAAATGAGCAACGTTTATGTGACAACTACCACTTTATTGAGACAACTGCGTAGGATACAGAGGGTGAGGCAAATACAACACACTTATTGctatcaagaaaaagaaaagagtggaGAAGCGGAGAAGGGTCTAACAAATCTCTCCACTTGAAAGCTAAATAaggcaaaaagagaaaatagaaaGAGGGGAGGTGGGGCTAACTGGATGAGGTGAAAGAAAACATGGCATCAGTAGACTAAAAAAGGCTGAACTTTGATCATGTTGAATTCCACAAACCTGCAAAAAGGGAAAGCAAATTTAGGTGCCTTCGGAAATAATCCCTTCAGCTCATTTCGTTGAGCTGAATCCGAGTACAATTTAGAAAGTCAAATGGCTTCTTTGATCACAATTCTCTTTATTGCTTTGTTGTCGCCAATCACAAACATCTTATTTAGTTTTATTCCTTTTCGGTTGTTGAAAATACCAACTTTGTCCAACTGCTAAGAGCTAAGGCTACTTTGAGGAAGTCCCCACTTTCTACAGTGCATAATAGAGTAAAAGAAACTCAGTTTCAACATGCAAGCTGAAATCGTGAAATCTAGAACGTAGCAATCAAGAGATGTTCTTCCCCCTCGTTGGTTGATGACAAGGATGAAAAATTCAAGTCATGTCCAAATCCGTTCATCATTCTTCCGATGGACAGTTTAGTTCTCATGCATTTATTATTCTTCTACTCcaatatttatgtataactTAAGTCagttttctccatatttctatgGTCCAAGAAATGCAAAAGAATAAATGATGGTGATGCTCTTAGACAAAGGAGAAGTAAAAGAACATTACCTCCTTACAACTCATCCTTCACTGGATCTGTTTGTGCCTGTTCTGATATGGGTAAATCAGATTTCACAAAGTTTGAGGGGGCAGGGGTACCCCTATTTGTCTGGATAAATTCAATAATGGCCTCTTTTGTTCTATTTCCCTCAAACCGTGACAAACTACCGGTTGCAGATTTCAAGTATAAAGTTGGGAATCCTTGAACTTCAAATCGGTCACGAGGTATATCATTTTCCGTTCCGTCCTAAAGCAGATGATATGGGGTAGGTAAGAAGAGTAACCTCATAAAAAATGTAATAGAGTAGAGGGGTGAAGAGATTCGTACAATTTTAGCAATTAGGACATCAGGGTCTTTTTCAAATGAGAGAGCTATTTCATCCAAGACTGGAGCAAACTCCTCACAGTATTTACACCCAAGTCGATAGAACTCTAGCAGTACTGCAAGggagaacaagaacaaaatgTATTAGACAATTGGCTGCAGCAGAAATCCTGCAAAATGATAACTACTTTTGAATTTCTTCTGCTTAAGAGAATAATACAAACCATCTTTCCCGGAGTTGAACaccatatcctcaagagtctctGCAACTACAACCTTGACAGGTTCATTGTTTACTTCTGGAATAGGCTGCGACTTCAAATATGGTTTCAACTTTCCATCCTGTAGTCATACAGATTGAAacaaattggagaaagaaaaagagattttgaaaaacaaaaacagcCTGAAGTTTGATTGAGTAGCAACAGAATATAGGAAAACATAGGATTACCTTATAATCCTTCAACCAAGATGCAAGGATATCGGGTTGTACATGTCGCTGAACGTATTTTGTGCCGTCCATGGTGAGTACGAAGATTAAAGGTGTCTGATCAGTGTCCAATCCAAAATACTGCAATAGAAAAAATTAATGCATTATTCAACTATTGTTTATCTCCCAttgggaaatgaaatgaagtatCTATGCAGAACAGATTGATTCAAACCTGAAGGGCCCTTTTACCAGTCTCAGCATCTCCCAAGAGGAAGTTTGCTTCCTTTCCCTTGTAACTGACTGCAACATCATAGTATTTGGACTTGAAAGCATCAACATCAGTGGTGAAGTTTACAAATAGAAATACCTGCCAATTCATTGAAAATCTCTGGTATTAGAGACTAAAAGAACGAGATACAATAAAGTGCAGCACTTCTTTACTCTGAGAAATTTTAAGAAGAAACTATTGGAAACTAATTAAGTCAGAAACGAAAACACTAATCTGCAAAATCAAACAGCACCAAGGGTCAATGATTACATAAAATGGAGTGAATTCAGCCTATTCCTACTCTCAGGAAACAGTCTGGTGGGCAACAACTGGCCTTGGGAAGCAGACCTGGAAAATCTTGGCTCCTTTTAAAATAGTTTGTTTTGCGTGGTTGGTGGCTAGCACATGCTTGCTTAACCCAGGAAAACTTAAACGATCGAGTGATATGAGTTCCAGGTGTTATTTATGCTGTGCAGAATCAGAGAATATTAGCCATCTTTTTTTGCATGTGGAGTCACTACTCAGTTGTGGCAATCACTGCTGGACTTAGGTGGACTATGCCAAAGGTCATAGTTGATCTTTGAGGTGCTGGCATAATCGAGTAGACAATGTAAGACAGAAGAATTGTTGGAACTTTATTCCAGCTTGCATTTGATGGATAGTTTGGAAGGATAGGAATGATAGGTGTTATGCAGTTACATTCAGAGGACAAAGATACTGCTTTTTCACTTTTGGTTGTAAAGAAATTTACGTAAATGATGATGAATCAATACTAGACATCAGAGTCCTTGTAAGAAGAACAAGGACATGTTTTTCACTCTTTTGGAATCTGTTATTTGGCTACCTTCCTCAAAAAAGCTGCCCTGCTTTCTTCTTAGACCAGTCGCAAAATATGGATGCCTTCGTCTTTCTGTTGACaattgtataatttttttttgtgttttatcATATTCAGGTGTACTAATGGAGGAGGGCATGGAAGGAGGAAGTAGAGAAATCAATCAAAACCTGTTTTAATAGGTTGAAAGAAGAGGCAACTTAGTGGAAGTCAAAGACAGAAATAGAAGCGAAAATTGACATAATCAGAGTTACTTAACCTTAGACCTCAGAACATTACGAGTATGACACTGGGTATCTTGCAAAAGCGGCCATAAAACAGCCAATAAAAGAAATGGTTAAGACTATGTTCATCTACTTAACGTTTCACTGATCATGAAAAGTTTCTATTTCCCAAACTAGAGTGCAATGCATGTATAAGAACTAGGCCAGATATATTGTGGCATGACTGACATACACTTCACAGCAACTTTTTATGTTATTCGGACTTCACGATTTGATAACTACATCAGCCACTGCTTAGTTCAGTAGAACCAGTGCGAGTTTGACCTGTTAAACTTTTGTTTGAGGCTGGAAAATCAAGTATttgattaagtatatttttggtTGCCTTTGTCAAAAGCTAAAATATAGACATAAATACTGGACATGATATGTTTCAAAGAGCCTATGTATTTCTCTTCTGCTGCTTGTGTTTTCTATTTGGCTATTTATTTTCACTTTCCTACAAAGTGGTTCAACACCAAGCTGAAGGACCAAGGGATTTCTGACCAGATTGACCTAGAAAGGTTGTCCAGCAATGAGAATTAATTTCCGTAAGTGCATcaaaataatcatatcattTCCCATGGTTAATACTTCTAGTCTTAGCTGCTGAGAAGAGAAGGTATATCAAACCTTTTACCTCGCAAACAGATGTTGCAAAAAATAAGAATACTCTTTTATAGGAATATCTCTCCTTAAATTAGATTACGTTTCTATTCTGAAGCATAGACGTAGATACTTTAAAAGGACAATCAAACAGTAGTCAATAAGCTCTTATGCATTCTTCAATTCAGAAATAATGACTGATGATGTCAATGCTATTGGAGATCCGCATGCGTATAATTTTATCCAATGGCTATTCAACTTCATCTAGTGGTATCTAGTCACATTGTTCTCAATTTTAATACCTCTGCACCATTTTAATGACTCATAAAAGCGGGTTATCATGAATTCCTAAACTTTATTTACTGCAGTCACACAGCACAGAAGCGCACAATGAAATCCCACACTTCAAACTTTTTACCCCAGTACCCGCTTCTCCCCCAGTGTGTGTCCCGAGGAGAAAGGGAAAGAACCATGATGCAAAACCATTACAAATAGATATTCTTCTACACATATTTTTTAGATGACTGTCTCGCAATAAGTAATTTTAAGAAGCTGAGTACCTTGTCCCCCGGACTATGCAAAAAGTTGTTAACAAATTGCTGGTTTTCTGGTTTGTCATCAAGAATAGCCATGATTGGAACACTAGTTTCTTCAATGAAATTCTGCATTGCCTCAACTTGAAAATCCTGGGATATTTACTGACAAAGTGAGACCTTCAAAGCAACACTACTGAAAAAGGAAGAGAGTTCTCTCAAATTGATAAGAATGAAATACAAGAATCAGGATACCTCGAAATCAGCATAGAGTTCATCAAATGGCTTAAATAGACGAATAGTTGGCTTATCAACCGGCCCGCCACGAGGGAGGAGTTTGGCATCACTTGTGTGAACAAAATCGTAATCTACTCGTAAATCTTCAGCTAAAGCTGTGAAGTTCTGAATCTTCTCTAAAGAGAGTTCTGGAAATATGCCAGCCTAAAAGAACAGTATGCTAAGTTTAGCCACAAACTAGTAATGAGACAAGTGAAATAAGTTATTATATAAAGCGACTTGAAAAATTGCATTAGAAAGCACTGATACTTACAACAACGATCTTTTTCTCATCAATAAGGCTTGCAGCATCTTCCTTCGATTTGATTACAAGAGATGCAGGGCCCGCATGTTTTTTCAAATAGGCAATTATACCCTCTGTCTCACGAGTACCTTTATAATCATGAACCACCTTGCCACCATTCCGGAAGATCTTGATGCTTGGAACACCATTATGGGTGTAATTTCTTGCAAGTTCTGCATTTTCTAGAACTGTTGTATCCATTTTAGCAAGAATAACTGGAGGATCATGACTATTCAACACCGAAGCTGCTTCTTCGTACTGCCACGATAGATGCAAAACAACATTTGTCATTAATATGTTACATAGCATATATTCATAAAGCCAAAAAAAGAAGGCATTCTAAATAATAAGGGCAATAGAAAATTCGATTAGT
Coding sequences within it:
- the LOC132034393 gene encoding protein disulfide-isomerase-like, with amino-acid sequence MANTCEVFSTLLVVVAFLSVSAVATDDQAENEILQSKDEFVWTLDHTNYSDIISQHKMIVVEFYAPWCGYCQQLAPKYEEAASVLNSHDPPVILAKMDTTVLENAELARNYTHNGVPSIKIFRNGGKVVHDYKGTRETEGIIAYLKKHAGPASLVIKSKEDAASLIDEKKIVVAGIFPELSLEKIQNFTALAEDLRVDYDFVHTSDAKLLPRGGPVDKPTIRLFKPFDELYADFEDFQVEAMQNFIEETSVPIMAILDDKPENQQFVNNFLHSPGDKVFLFVNFTTDVDAFKSKYYDVAVSYKGKEANFLLGDAETGKRALQYFGLDTDQTPLIFVLTMDGTKYVQRHVQPDILASWLKDYKDGKLKPYLKSQPIPEVNNEPVKVVVAETLEDMVFNSGKDVLLEFYRLGCKYCEEFAPVLDEIALSFEKDPDVLIAKIDGTENDIPRDRFEVQGFPTLYLKSATGSLSRFEGNRTKEAIIEFIQTNRGTPAPSNFVKSDLPISEQAQTDPVKDEL